One Brassica oleracea var. oleracea cultivar TO1000 chromosome C7, BOL, whole genome shotgun sequence genomic window carries:
- the LOC106304791 gene encoding probable RNA-dependent RNA polymerase 5 isoform X3, with translation MENRTSQHVNGGDQASSRSENTLPGPVEAILEEVYRKHNLGPISDETRQRLSLVSEELASDTLRKVLDSNHVRTTLDRFINFLLDQAINGSPQSPAARHRLRLREEMSLDSEAPSPKCMKRESYGGSQHIPPEILALGELEFKKAFLLLSYIPGKSLAQVITADEIRQWKDLSMVAYEAMVWERLGKDYCSPTDRRVALEWDSGKTHYYQCHVALDGSYTLKGPLLEPTGTHLHKVLGDDNVLTVKFADVQKKSSTCSNDPYSAYKRIAKDGIMIGLRRYQFFVFKDGGKEEKKKDFSTKGVKCYFIRTDSASSNDLGDPYIFSWKSIHEARMHFMHVHTLPSLAKYMARFSLILSKTKKLEVDMAGITFEEIDDIHCHDENDKDVLDKNGKPRIHSDGTGYISEDLARMCPVNVYKGKCLRSDTVQVQGACKQDPPLLIQARMFYDGFAVKGTFLLKKKLPPRTVQVRPSMIKVSKDPALSNISTFNSLEVVNTSNPPKRTKLSRNLVALLSYGGVPDEFFLDILLNTLEEHKTIFNNKRAALKAAFNYGDMDDHNAAQMILAGIPLDEPHLQDQLFTFSKTEKNDLKAGRLPVSESYYLMGTVDPTGELKEDEVCVILESGQISGNVLVYRNPGLHFGDIHVLKATYVQALEEYVGNSKYGVFFPQKGPRSLGDEIAGGDFDGDMYFISRNPELLEHFKSSDPWVSLTPPDNINSAKNPSELSPEELEEELFNMFLKTRFHASNVVGMAADSWLTIMDQFLTLGDERAKEKAEMKEKLLKLTDIYYDALDAPKKGAKFYLPQELKSDVFPHYMERGQKFMSTSILGMIYDFVKSQAPGEHTPSSEINKLTCFKDEPVSDFHMEKYGRWYDDYRKEMSKALSNKDESAGEVIQRHKQEKNESASEVIQRYKQEFYGAAGFEDSKKSLEELYPQALALYKIVYDRAIKMNNVRNCGFVWKVAGSVLCRFYLEKTQEKSFVSSPAVLKKIWG, from the exons ATGGAAAACAGAACTAGTCAGCATGTTAACGGTGGCGATCAAGCTTCTTCACGGTCAGAGAACACTCTTCCTGGTCCTGTTGAAGCAATTTTGGAGGAAGTCTACAGGAAACACAATCTTGGTCCGATAAGTGATGAGACTAGGCAGAGACTGTCTTTGGTTTCTGAGGAGTTGGCTTCTGATACTCTCAGGAAAGTCTTAGACTCCAATCATGTGAGGACGACCCTCGATAGATTCATCAACTTTTTGCTTGACCAGGCCATTAATGGCTCTCCACAGTCTCCTGCTGCAAGACACCGTCTTCGTCTTCGAG AAGAGATGTCTCTTGACTCTGAAGCTCCTTCTCCAAAGTGTATGAAAAGAGAAAGCTATGGAGGATCTCAGCACATTCCTCCTGAGATCTTAGCTTTGGGTGAACTTGAGTTTAAGAAGGCGTTTCTGTTGCTTAGCTACATTCCTGG GAAATCGCTGGCTCAGGTTATAACTGCTGATGAGATCAGGCAGTGGAAGGACTTGTCTATGGTTGCATATGAGGCAATGGTCTGGGAGCGCTTGGGAAAGGATTATTGTTCCCCAACAGACCGTAGAGTG GCACTTGAATGGGATAGTGGCAAGACTCATTATTATCAGTGTCATGTTGCTTTGGACGGAAGTTACACACTCAAG GGTCCTCTTCTTGAACCCACTGGAACACACTTGCACAAGGTCTTGGGTGATGATAATGTTTTGACAGTCAAGTTTGCAGATGTCCAGAAAAAATCGTCAACTTGTAGTAATGACCCTTACTCTGCATACAAAAGGATTGCCAAGGATGGTATCATGATTGGGTTACGCCGTTATCAATTTTTTG TTTTCAAAGATGGAGGGAAAGAAGAGAAGAAGAAAGACTTTTCTACAAAAGGAGTTAAATGCTACTTTATACGCACAGACTCTGCATCTTCGAATGACTTGGGAGATCCCTATATCTTTTCATGGAAGTCAATCCATGAAGCTCGTATGCATTTTATGCATGTCCACACATTGCCATCTCTTGCCAAGTATATGGCAAG GTTTTCTTTAATTCTTTCAAAGACTAAGAAGCTTGAAGTTGACATGGCTGGGATTACCTTTGAAGAAATAGATGATATACACTGCCAT GATGAGAATGATAAAGATGTTCTTGATAAGAATGGGAAACCTCGTATACATTCAGATGGCACTGGCTACATCTCTGAGGACCTTGCTCGGATGTGTCCAGTAAATGTGTATAAAGGGAAATGTCTCAGGAGTGATACTGTTCAG GTGCAGGGAGCCTGTAAACAAGACCCG CCTCTTCTGATCCAGGCCCGGATGTTTTATGATGGCTTTGCTGTTAAGGGAACTTTTCTCTTAAAAAAGAAA CTTCCTCCTCGAACTGTCCAGGTTCGACCTTCTATGATCAAAGTCTCTAAAGATCCAGCTTTGTCAAATATTAGCACCTTTAACTCCTTAGAGGTAGTCAATACAAG TAATCCACCAAAAAGAACAAAGTTATCAAGAAACTTGGTTGCGCTGCTTAGCTATGGAGGAGTCCCTGATGAATTCTTTCTGGATATTTTGCTCAACACGCTGGAAGAGCACAAAACCATCTTCAACAACAAACGTGCTGCTCTAAAAG CTGCCTTTAATTATGGAGATATGGACGATCACAACGCTGCACAAATGATTTTGGCTGGTATCCCACTTGACGAACCACACTTGCAGGATCAGCTGTTTACTTTTTCAAAAACAGAGAAGAATGATCTCAAAGCAGGAAGGCTTCCTGTCAGTGAATCATACTATCTCATGGGTACCGTTGATCCCACCGGAGAGTTGAAGGAAGATGAAGTCTGTGTCATCCT CGAGTCTGGCCAAATCTCAGGGAATGTGCTAGTTTACAGGAATCCTGGACTACATTTTGGGGACATACATGTACTTAAGGCAACATATGTCCAGGCCTTGGAGGAGTATGTAGGAAACTCCAAGTATGGTGTGTTCTTCCCTCAGAAAGGTCCAAGATCTTTGGGTGATGAGATTGCAGGTGGTGACTTTGATGGTGATATGTATTTCATCTCCAGAAATCCAGAG CTACTTGAACACTTCAAATCAAGTGATCCCTGGGTGAGTTTGACTCCTCCTGATAACATTAACTCTGCTAAGAACCCAAGCGAGCTTTCACCAGAAGAGTTGGAAGAAGAGCTTTTCAATATGTTCTTGAAGACAAGATTCCATGCTAG CAATGTTGTAGGGATGGCTGCTGATAGCTGGTTAACAATAATGGACCAATTTCTCACACTAGGAGATGAGAGGGCTAAGGAAAAAGCTGAAATGAAGGAGAAATTGTTGAAGCTGACTGATATATACTATGATGCTCTTGATGCACCCAAGAAAGGTGCTAAGTTCTATCTTCCTCAGGAGCTGAAGTCTGACGTTTTCCCACATTACATGGAGCGGGGTCAGAAGTTCATGTCCACTTCTATTCTTGGAATGATCTATGACTTTGTTAAATCACAAGCACCAGGGGAACACACACCATCATCTG AAATCAATAAACTCACATGTTTCAAAGATGAGCCGGTCTCTGATTTTCATATGGAGAAATATGGACGGTGGTATGATGATTACAGAAAGGAGATGAGCAAGGCGTTGAGTAACAAAGATGAATCAGCCGGTGAAGTTATTCAGAGACACAAGCAGGAAAAAAATGAATCAGCCAGTGAAGTTATCCAGAGATACAAGCAG GAGTTCTATGGTGCTGCAGGGTTTGAAGACAGCAAGAAGAGTCTGGAAGAACTTTATCCGCAAGCCTTGGCACTTTACAAGATCGTGTACGATCGTGCAATCAAAATGAATAACGTTCGAAACTGTGGGTTTGTGTGGAAGGTTGCAGGATCGGTCCTGTGCAGGTTCTACCTTGAGAAAACGCAGGAGAAATCCTTCGTATCTTCACCCGCTGTGCTTAAAAAGATTTGGGGATGA
- the LOC106304791 gene encoding probable RNA-dependent RNA polymerase 5 isoform X2 yields the protein MENRTSQHVNGGDQASSRSENTLPGPVEAILEEVYRKHNLGPISDETRQRLSLVSEELASDTLRKVLDSNHVRTTLDRFINFLLDQAINGSPQSPAARHRLRLREMSLDSEAPSPKCMKRESYGGSQHIPPEILALGELEFKKAFLLLSYIPGKSLAQVITADEIRQWKDLSMVAYEAMVWERLGKDYCSPTDRRVALEWDSGKTHYYQCHVALDGSYTLKGPLLEPTGTHLHKVLGDDNVLTVKFADVQKKSSTCSNDPYSAYKRIAKDGIMIGLRRYQFFVFKDGGKEEKKKDFSTKGVKCYFIRTDSASSNDLGDPYIFSWKSIHEARMHFMHVHTLPSLAKYMARFSLILSKTKKLEVDMAGITFEEIDDIHCHLQDENDKDVLDKNGKPRIHSDGTGYISEDLARMCPVNVYKGKCLRSDTVQVQGACKQDPPLLIQARMFYDGFAVKGTFLLKKKLPPRTVQVRPSMIKVSKDPALSNISTFNSLEVVNTSNPPKRTKLSRNLVALLSYGGVPDEFFLDILLNTLEEHKTIFNNKRAALKAAFNYGDMDDHNAAQMILAGIPLDEPHLQDQLFTFSKTEKNDLKAGRLPVSESYYLMGTVDPTGELKEDEVCVILESGQISGNVLVYRNPGLHFGDIHVLKATYVQALEEYVGNSKYGVFFPQKGPRSLGDEIAGGDFDGDMYFISRNPELLEHFKSSDPWVSLTPPDNINSAKNPSELSPEELEEELFNMFLKTRFHASNVVGMAADSWLTIMDQFLTLGDERAKEKAEMKEKLLKLTDIYYDALDAPKKGAKFYLPQELKSDVFPHYMERGQKFMSTSILGMIYDFVKSQAPGEHTPSSEINKLTCFKDEPVSDFHMEKYGRWYDDYRKEMSKALSNKDESAGEVIQRHKQEKNESASEVIQRYKQEFYGAAGFEDSKKSLEELYPQALALYKIVYDRAIKMNNVRNCGFVWKVAGSVLCRFYLEKTQEKSFVSSPAVLKKIWG from the exons ATGGAAAACAGAACTAGTCAGCATGTTAACGGTGGCGATCAAGCTTCTTCACGGTCAGAGAACACTCTTCCTGGTCCTGTTGAAGCAATTTTGGAGGAAGTCTACAGGAAACACAATCTTGGTCCGATAAGTGATGAGACTAGGCAGAGACTGTCTTTGGTTTCTGAGGAGTTGGCTTCTGATACTCTCAGGAAAGTCTTAGACTCCAATCATGTGAGGACGACCCTCGATAGATTCATCAACTTTTTGCTTGACCAGGCCATTAATGGCTCTCCACAGTCTCCTGCTGCAAGACACCGTCTTCGTCTTCGAG AGATGTCTCTTGACTCTGAAGCTCCTTCTCCAAAGTGTATGAAAAGAGAAAGCTATGGAGGATCTCAGCACATTCCTCCTGAGATCTTAGCTTTGGGTGAACTTGAGTTTAAGAAGGCGTTTCTGTTGCTTAGCTACATTCCTGG GAAATCGCTGGCTCAGGTTATAACTGCTGATGAGATCAGGCAGTGGAAGGACTTGTCTATGGTTGCATATGAGGCAATGGTCTGGGAGCGCTTGGGAAAGGATTATTGTTCCCCAACAGACCGTAGAGTG GCACTTGAATGGGATAGTGGCAAGACTCATTATTATCAGTGTCATGTTGCTTTGGACGGAAGTTACACACTCAAG GGTCCTCTTCTTGAACCCACTGGAACACACTTGCACAAGGTCTTGGGTGATGATAATGTTTTGACAGTCAAGTTTGCAGATGTCCAGAAAAAATCGTCAACTTGTAGTAATGACCCTTACTCTGCATACAAAAGGATTGCCAAGGATGGTATCATGATTGGGTTACGCCGTTATCAATTTTTTG TTTTCAAAGATGGAGGGAAAGAAGAGAAGAAGAAAGACTTTTCTACAAAAGGAGTTAAATGCTACTTTATACGCACAGACTCTGCATCTTCGAATGACTTGGGAGATCCCTATATCTTTTCATGGAAGTCAATCCATGAAGCTCGTATGCATTTTATGCATGTCCACACATTGCCATCTCTTGCCAAGTATATGGCAAG GTTTTCTTTAATTCTTTCAAAGACTAAGAAGCTTGAAGTTGACATGGCTGGGATTACCTTTGAAGAAATAGATGATATACACTGCCAT TTGCAGGATGAGAATGATAAAGATGTTCTTGATAAGAATGGGAAACCTCGTATACATTCAGATGGCACTGGCTACATCTCTGAGGACCTTGCTCGGATGTGTCCAGTAAATGTGTATAAAGGGAAATGTCTCAGGAGTGATACTGTTCAG GTGCAGGGAGCCTGTAAACAAGACCCG CCTCTTCTGATCCAGGCCCGGATGTTTTATGATGGCTTTGCTGTTAAGGGAACTTTTCTCTTAAAAAAGAAA CTTCCTCCTCGAACTGTCCAGGTTCGACCTTCTATGATCAAAGTCTCTAAAGATCCAGCTTTGTCAAATATTAGCACCTTTAACTCCTTAGAGGTAGTCAATACAAG TAATCCACCAAAAAGAACAAAGTTATCAAGAAACTTGGTTGCGCTGCTTAGCTATGGAGGAGTCCCTGATGAATTCTTTCTGGATATTTTGCTCAACACGCTGGAAGAGCACAAAACCATCTTCAACAACAAACGTGCTGCTCTAAAAG CTGCCTTTAATTATGGAGATATGGACGATCACAACGCTGCACAAATGATTTTGGCTGGTATCCCACTTGACGAACCACACTTGCAGGATCAGCTGTTTACTTTTTCAAAAACAGAGAAGAATGATCTCAAAGCAGGAAGGCTTCCTGTCAGTGAATCATACTATCTCATGGGTACCGTTGATCCCACCGGAGAGTTGAAGGAAGATGAAGTCTGTGTCATCCT CGAGTCTGGCCAAATCTCAGGGAATGTGCTAGTTTACAGGAATCCTGGACTACATTTTGGGGACATACATGTACTTAAGGCAACATATGTCCAGGCCTTGGAGGAGTATGTAGGAAACTCCAAGTATGGTGTGTTCTTCCCTCAGAAAGGTCCAAGATCTTTGGGTGATGAGATTGCAGGTGGTGACTTTGATGGTGATATGTATTTCATCTCCAGAAATCCAGAG CTACTTGAACACTTCAAATCAAGTGATCCCTGGGTGAGTTTGACTCCTCCTGATAACATTAACTCTGCTAAGAACCCAAGCGAGCTTTCACCAGAAGAGTTGGAAGAAGAGCTTTTCAATATGTTCTTGAAGACAAGATTCCATGCTAG CAATGTTGTAGGGATGGCTGCTGATAGCTGGTTAACAATAATGGACCAATTTCTCACACTAGGAGATGAGAGGGCTAAGGAAAAAGCTGAAATGAAGGAGAAATTGTTGAAGCTGACTGATATATACTATGATGCTCTTGATGCACCCAAGAAAGGTGCTAAGTTCTATCTTCCTCAGGAGCTGAAGTCTGACGTTTTCCCACATTACATGGAGCGGGGTCAGAAGTTCATGTCCACTTCTATTCTTGGAATGATCTATGACTTTGTTAAATCACAAGCACCAGGGGAACACACACCATCATCTG AAATCAATAAACTCACATGTTTCAAAGATGAGCCGGTCTCTGATTTTCATATGGAGAAATATGGACGGTGGTATGATGATTACAGAAAGGAGATGAGCAAGGCGTTGAGTAACAAAGATGAATCAGCCGGTGAAGTTATTCAGAGACACAAGCAGGAAAAAAATGAATCAGCCAGTGAAGTTATCCAGAGATACAAGCAG GAGTTCTATGGTGCTGCAGGGTTTGAAGACAGCAAGAAGAGTCTGGAAGAACTTTATCCGCAAGCCTTGGCACTTTACAAGATCGTGTACGATCGTGCAATCAAAATGAATAACGTTCGAAACTGTGGGTTTGTGTGGAAGGTTGCAGGATCGGTCCTGTGCAGGTTCTACCTTGAGAAAACGCAGGAGAAATCCTTCGTATCTTCACCCGCTGTGCTTAAAAAGATTTGGGGATGA
- the LOC106304791 gene encoding probable RNA-dependent RNA polymerase 5 isoform X4: MENRTSQHVNGGDQASSRSENTLPGPVEAILEEVYRKHNLGPISDETRQRLSLVSEELASDTLRKVLDSNHVRTTLDRFINFLLDQAINGSPQSPAARHRLRLREMSLDSEAPSPKCMKRESYGGSQHIPPEILALGELEFKKAFLLLSYIPGKSLAQVITADEIRQWKDLSMVAYEAMVWERLGKDYCSPTDRRVALEWDSGKTHYYQCHVALDGSYTLKGPLLEPTGTHLHKVLGDDNVLTVKFADVQKKSSTCSNDPYSAYKRIAKDGIMIGLRRYQFFVFKDGGKEEKKKDFSTKGVKCYFIRTDSASSNDLGDPYIFSWKSIHEARMHFMHVHTLPSLAKYMARFSLILSKTKKLEVDMAGITFEEIDDIHCHDENDKDVLDKNGKPRIHSDGTGYISEDLARMCPVNVYKGKCLRSDTVQVQGACKQDPPLLIQARMFYDGFAVKGTFLLKKKLPPRTVQVRPSMIKVSKDPALSNISTFNSLEVVNTSNPPKRTKLSRNLVALLSYGGVPDEFFLDILLNTLEEHKTIFNNKRAALKAAFNYGDMDDHNAAQMILAGIPLDEPHLQDQLFTFSKTEKNDLKAGRLPVSESYYLMGTVDPTGELKEDEVCVILESGQISGNVLVYRNPGLHFGDIHVLKATYVQALEEYVGNSKYGVFFPQKGPRSLGDEIAGGDFDGDMYFISRNPELLEHFKSSDPWVSLTPPDNINSAKNPSELSPEELEEELFNMFLKTRFHASNVVGMAADSWLTIMDQFLTLGDERAKEKAEMKEKLLKLTDIYYDALDAPKKGAKFYLPQELKSDVFPHYMERGQKFMSTSILGMIYDFVKSQAPGEHTPSSEINKLTCFKDEPVSDFHMEKYGRWYDDYRKEMSKALSNKDESAGEVIQRHKQEKNESASEVIQRYKQEFYGAAGFEDSKKSLEELYPQALALYKIVYDRAIKMNNVRNCGFVWKVAGSVLCRFYLEKTQEKSFVSSPAVLKKIWG; the protein is encoded by the exons ATGGAAAACAGAACTAGTCAGCATGTTAACGGTGGCGATCAAGCTTCTTCACGGTCAGAGAACACTCTTCCTGGTCCTGTTGAAGCAATTTTGGAGGAAGTCTACAGGAAACACAATCTTGGTCCGATAAGTGATGAGACTAGGCAGAGACTGTCTTTGGTTTCTGAGGAGTTGGCTTCTGATACTCTCAGGAAAGTCTTAGACTCCAATCATGTGAGGACGACCCTCGATAGATTCATCAACTTTTTGCTTGACCAGGCCATTAATGGCTCTCCACAGTCTCCTGCTGCAAGACACCGTCTTCGTCTTCGAG AGATGTCTCTTGACTCTGAAGCTCCTTCTCCAAAGTGTATGAAAAGAGAAAGCTATGGAGGATCTCAGCACATTCCTCCTGAGATCTTAGCTTTGGGTGAACTTGAGTTTAAGAAGGCGTTTCTGTTGCTTAGCTACATTCCTGG GAAATCGCTGGCTCAGGTTATAACTGCTGATGAGATCAGGCAGTGGAAGGACTTGTCTATGGTTGCATATGAGGCAATGGTCTGGGAGCGCTTGGGAAAGGATTATTGTTCCCCAACAGACCGTAGAGTG GCACTTGAATGGGATAGTGGCAAGACTCATTATTATCAGTGTCATGTTGCTTTGGACGGAAGTTACACACTCAAG GGTCCTCTTCTTGAACCCACTGGAACACACTTGCACAAGGTCTTGGGTGATGATAATGTTTTGACAGTCAAGTTTGCAGATGTCCAGAAAAAATCGTCAACTTGTAGTAATGACCCTTACTCTGCATACAAAAGGATTGCCAAGGATGGTATCATGATTGGGTTACGCCGTTATCAATTTTTTG TTTTCAAAGATGGAGGGAAAGAAGAGAAGAAGAAAGACTTTTCTACAAAAGGAGTTAAATGCTACTTTATACGCACAGACTCTGCATCTTCGAATGACTTGGGAGATCCCTATATCTTTTCATGGAAGTCAATCCATGAAGCTCGTATGCATTTTATGCATGTCCACACATTGCCATCTCTTGCCAAGTATATGGCAAG GTTTTCTTTAATTCTTTCAAAGACTAAGAAGCTTGAAGTTGACATGGCTGGGATTACCTTTGAAGAAATAGATGATATACACTGCCAT GATGAGAATGATAAAGATGTTCTTGATAAGAATGGGAAACCTCGTATACATTCAGATGGCACTGGCTACATCTCTGAGGACCTTGCTCGGATGTGTCCAGTAAATGTGTATAAAGGGAAATGTCTCAGGAGTGATACTGTTCAG GTGCAGGGAGCCTGTAAACAAGACCCG CCTCTTCTGATCCAGGCCCGGATGTTTTATGATGGCTTTGCTGTTAAGGGAACTTTTCTCTTAAAAAAGAAA CTTCCTCCTCGAACTGTCCAGGTTCGACCTTCTATGATCAAAGTCTCTAAAGATCCAGCTTTGTCAAATATTAGCACCTTTAACTCCTTAGAGGTAGTCAATACAAG TAATCCACCAAAAAGAACAAAGTTATCAAGAAACTTGGTTGCGCTGCTTAGCTATGGAGGAGTCCCTGATGAATTCTTTCTGGATATTTTGCTCAACACGCTGGAAGAGCACAAAACCATCTTCAACAACAAACGTGCTGCTCTAAAAG CTGCCTTTAATTATGGAGATATGGACGATCACAACGCTGCACAAATGATTTTGGCTGGTATCCCACTTGACGAACCACACTTGCAGGATCAGCTGTTTACTTTTTCAAAAACAGAGAAGAATGATCTCAAAGCAGGAAGGCTTCCTGTCAGTGAATCATACTATCTCATGGGTACCGTTGATCCCACCGGAGAGTTGAAGGAAGATGAAGTCTGTGTCATCCT CGAGTCTGGCCAAATCTCAGGGAATGTGCTAGTTTACAGGAATCCTGGACTACATTTTGGGGACATACATGTACTTAAGGCAACATATGTCCAGGCCTTGGAGGAGTATGTAGGAAACTCCAAGTATGGTGTGTTCTTCCCTCAGAAAGGTCCAAGATCTTTGGGTGATGAGATTGCAGGTGGTGACTTTGATGGTGATATGTATTTCATCTCCAGAAATCCAGAG CTACTTGAACACTTCAAATCAAGTGATCCCTGGGTGAGTTTGACTCCTCCTGATAACATTAACTCTGCTAAGAACCCAAGCGAGCTTTCACCAGAAGAGTTGGAAGAAGAGCTTTTCAATATGTTCTTGAAGACAAGATTCCATGCTAG CAATGTTGTAGGGATGGCTGCTGATAGCTGGTTAACAATAATGGACCAATTTCTCACACTAGGAGATGAGAGGGCTAAGGAAAAAGCTGAAATGAAGGAGAAATTGTTGAAGCTGACTGATATATACTATGATGCTCTTGATGCACCCAAGAAAGGTGCTAAGTTCTATCTTCCTCAGGAGCTGAAGTCTGACGTTTTCCCACATTACATGGAGCGGGGTCAGAAGTTCATGTCCACTTCTATTCTTGGAATGATCTATGACTTTGTTAAATCACAAGCACCAGGGGAACACACACCATCATCTG AAATCAATAAACTCACATGTTTCAAAGATGAGCCGGTCTCTGATTTTCATATGGAGAAATATGGACGGTGGTATGATGATTACAGAAAGGAGATGAGCAAGGCGTTGAGTAACAAAGATGAATCAGCCGGTGAAGTTATTCAGAGACACAAGCAGGAAAAAAATGAATCAGCCAGTGAAGTTATCCAGAGATACAAGCAG GAGTTCTATGGTGCTGCAGGGTTTGAAGACAGCAAGAAGAGTCTGGAAGAACTTTATCCGCAAGCCTTGGCACTTTACAAGATCGTGTACGATCGTGCAATCAAAATGAATAACGTTCGAAACTGTGGGTTTGTGTGGAAGGTTGCAGGATCGGTCCTGTGCAGGTTCTACCTTGAGAAAACGCAGGAGAAATCCTTCGTATCTTCACCCGCTGTGCTTAAAAAGATTTGGGGATGA